The Salminus brasiliensis chromosome 4, fSalBra1.hap2, whole genome shotgun sequence nucleotide sequence TTTAGCACTGTGGGCACTTctgtttttcctttgttttgcgCACCGTGCGTAAAACGCACCAGACGCGTAATAACGCACCAAACGCTTTCAGACTAAAATCACAACAGctgtagaaaaaaacaaacacgtgACTACATCTCACATCTGTCGATTATTTGcaatattttaatgtgattaATGGAtcttactgacacacacaccttacTGTTTATATACGGCATCAGCGCACAGTTCAGACGGTAACGTTAAGACAAAAAGTGCCTAGAATGGGTGATAGGACTGTTTTTTTTGCGCGAGGGAGTTTGGTTATAACAGTTGTAAGATGTATCAGTTGACAtgctggctgctttaagatgtgccaggTGTTGTGCTGGCTATTTAGAATGTACCGGATGAAAATgttctggttggtgtgccagctgctttagtaCAGGCTGGTTGGCATATTGGCAGCTGGTTTGCcaactgctgtaagatgtgctgATTGGTTTGCCATCTGCATTAAAAAGTGCTAGTTCGTGTGCCATTTGCTTTAGAATGTGCTGGATGGTGTATTTCAGCTTTAAGATGTGCAAATTTGTGTGCTGGCTACTTTTGGATGTTGTTCTTGTTGAAGTAAAGGTGAACGTATtggtcactgtactatgtacagcaaaatatgtcctccacatttgacctatctgtggtagtgaacacacacaaactagtgaactaggggcagtaagaacacacacattcagagtggtgggcagccaggCAGCAGAGaggggccttgctcaggggcccagcagtggcagattGCCGAGCcaaggtatcaaacccacaaccctgtcatcaatagcccggagcccagagccaccactgcccacactgCAGCCAGGATGTGTGACAGGCCCTAATGATATTCTTATGTGTTTTGTGTATGACTTGTGTGACTTGCCactaaaaaaacatctaaactGCCACCTAAACTGCCACCTAAACGTAAAACACAACTGTCTGGCACAAATTGGTTTTTAAAAGTGGTTTATTACATCGAAAAAAACTTAAATTGTCTTCTTTTAAACTCAAACCCAAAGGTGCATAGAAAAATTACTTTATATCTTATAATCTTTATgactttatatataatatatgactttatatcttatatctatatattttacTTATAACACCttcccattttatttaaagTCATATTGGTttcttgtaaaaaaaagaattttctGTTCATTACTAAATGAAATGCTATGTGCATAAGTGTTCAACCCTGTGGATGTTTCAGGTTTAACGGAAAAAGGATATTGCCTTAATGAGGACACAGTTTACTTAATATTGGCCTAAAAGGTGAATGTTCTTTAGCAGCAAAAGTCAAAGTCCAGATCTCAAGCATCCTGAACAACCTGGAGCAAATCTGCCCAACAAATCTGATGACTtttaaggggttgaataataTAAAAGTCCTGCTTAGGAAACGTCAGTCAGATGATTTGAGCACTTGACCTCCATGACCCTCATGAAACATTCAGGAAATGCCAGCATAACAATGCAAGGCACCGCAGCACTGTAATCAGAGTAAACAAAGTCGCTTCACAGCAACTGCACAAAGAGgctctgtgtaaaaaaaatggtaAGTGACAGGCTGTTTTTGGACCAAGTGTTTACGCTGTGAGAGAAAGTGTAACTTGCTCCAAACATGAAAACATGATCATTTACTTATGTTTTtggaataaatgttttttttccatttcagaTTTCATTTTGCAATCAGTTTGTCTGCTGTTGCTTGGCTGTAGTCCCATTTTCATAATTATATagaaacacacagaaatcatcCAAATAAACACCAGAGGGGggaaacaaaaaacagactTCTTGAGATTTGTATGATTTTTATTTGATAATGTACAATGGCTGCACTTAGTCAACACATACATTAGAAAAAGTGCTTCTACGTTACAGACGTTTAGTATCATTTCTTGTGCATCTTAAGCATAGCTCAGAAAGTGCTAAAGAAATTTGGAGCCAATCTGTGAGATAGTTTGGTAAGAATTAAAATTTTGGGTCCCAAACACCAAAGCCATTATTCCTTAGGCACATCTTAGATACAAATGCCGCTGTAGGAACACACAGAGCCAACGTCTACACCTCAAGCATTCAATGAACTCTTCAAATAGATTGTAAAACCACACATGACATGTCTGACGGCACAAGCTAGCGCTACCTAATAGGCCACTGTGTAAATACAAGTGAAATAATCCCAAAATCCAACCATCAAAACTTTGGGCTCTTCCTCGTCACAGTGGCAAAATGGCAAACTACGAAACAGCTGATAGAAAAATGTCTTAATTACCATGCTACGAAAATGTAAAGAAAGTTATGTAACTAGAAGCATGATAAAATAGTCTAGGAACACTTGGATTaaatatctcacacacacacacggtcaaTCACTCTCAGTGATATTAAATAGAAAATGAACTCACTCTTACCCTGCTCAATATCATGTACATCCAAAGTTCAGAACACAATAGTCTACAATCAGGAACAATGGCTTTTAGTTCAAATTCATTTCAATCAGGAGTTTTTTACGTTACAGTTGAAAAACAATGCACACCAGCAGACCCTAGCAGACAATCTGGATCATAGGGAGCAGAGCAGACAGCCCACATGCTTAAGAAAACTTTGGAGCAAAAAATTGCTGTGGATTTTTGATTAAAATTGGCAAACTAGAAAAGAATCAATATGTTTTGAATGATCgctgtcatttttaaaaatcactgCCTTTTTCGTCTTACTGAGCGATCACTCAAACCTCTGGAATACACTCTGATTCTCTTCATTCAACCCTCATAAACGTCTCTCAACTGCCCATGAGATACAGGTGAGCTCACTCCCTCCCCAATACTCCAAGGCATAGTGTCCTTCAGACAGCTTCACAAAGCAGCCATACGCTACACATGCGTACCAAGAACAATGTGCTGGTTCAAACACCTAGGATCACTTCCAAGCAATCAAACAGCACCAGATGGAATGCATTAAAGGAACATGTCACATATACAACAATGAAATCCTCAAAACAGTTCAGGTGCATGGTAATGGTCCATAAATTATATTctcttaaataataaaataaaataaaataaaaacatcagcAAAAAATAAACCTCCAAAAATTCTTATTTTCTAACCAGTGACCATTTTTTGTTTAATTCcatcattttagagatacatggTATGTATACAGGAGTAGCTATAACATACCCAAAGTAAGTACCCAGCCAGCCACCAGCATCAATTATCGTTATCTGGTTGTCCATTTGGCCAAAAATATTGATTACAGCTAACGTTATTTTATAGACATCACATGCCAATGTCATACTGATGTAAAATAAGAGGTGAAGTGACCAAAGCCAACATCTGCTAAACTTCAGAATGTAAACGCCCACACAATGTGAAATTTCGTTCTTCAGTGTCGCCATGTTGATTTTCAGTTGGTGATAAGGAACCAAGAATATGCAGCGCTGAAAGTGAGAAGGTACTCACTTTTATGCAGTACTGGCACCTAGACATTTTTCTATTTGTCGGGACTGCTTACAAGCTGTCGTTCTATATAATGTATTTCTATGTGAAGAATGTCACTACTGGTccacatatacatgtatatacatcagGTGGGACAACAGAGGGTCAAACTCTGAGGCAGAGCCAATTAATATTACACATGTTCACAATTTGTACTCCACACTGAGTGGACTTTACTAAATGTTagtcatagttttttttttttttttactacaacACTAAGAAAGAACCTAAGGTTCTCCAGAAATGTCATCTAGCACAGTTAGAGCATTGGTTGAATTCTGCAGGGTTAAAACAAACCCTGACAAACACTGACACTGTTCATGAATAGGTTCTTTAAGACAAGCTACATGTTATGATGGAAGGGAGGATGGTCATCACCCTTTTCTCGGCTTCAAGCACTGTGGACATGTGACTTTGACTTCAAACCAGAACGTAATGTCTGTACATTTACTAAATTTATATGTAGTTAAAaacataaattacatttataataatatttttaacaaAAATTTAGTGTCTGTCCAGCATTAGAGTCCAGTCGTGAAATTGACCTCCGGGGCCTGCTGGGTATGTCCTTCCACAGATATCTGGCAgacagttttgttttgtttttttccccttttaaacTCCACTGTCTCTCACCTTCTCCTTCATTCAGTGGTCATACAACAAACCACATTCCCTGTTGAACCCCTACAAGCATTAAAAACGGTATGTGTTGGGTTCTGCTACCTCTACATACAATACTATGTGGAAACTATGTGGAACAATTCAAACCATGGTTGCTCTggcagaaagtaaaaaaaaaaacaaataaaaagttgCACACAAAATCTCTGTAACCCAAAGTACAGCAGAGCTCAGTTTGTTGTCACACCTCTTATCAGAATCAGTTTGCTTTTGGAAGACTGATATTTGAAATGCTGttaatagaaaaaaatgaaaatgtgaaaagtgGTCATATTGCTAAATTACTGATACTGCTGTAAAATACTTTGAGCAAGGTGACAACACAATGCCAGAACACCAATTAAATGGCACCAACCATACAACTGCTACGTGACTGCAAATAAACTACACATGGTACATCATAAATTACAAGTGAATACAATCAATCTGGATAATTGAATGCAGGTGGATAATAACTACTGTGGTATCTGAGTCTCACTTAGTGCTCTGTGCTTTATAGGACATTCAGCTCTGAGTGCAGATGGATCTAATGGTCCAGAAGGGCAGAGTAGGAAACCTTCATCAAAGCTTAATTTAGTCTTTACTCTGCTCATGGCCTTTTACGTCCCTTTAGAcaccttaaaaataaaatgcagtctACATTAAAGTACTCAAGAGACATCCCTATACAAAATGTGTATGAAAAAAATGTATACTGGCTTGGACAGTGACATGTGACTTAAATACTGTACTTTACTTGGCAAAATGCCATGCAAAAACATAAGACTCAGCCTTCCCCTTGGGTTATGGTAGATAATTAGTTAACAGCTTACAAACGATGATAATACTAATCATAATAATCTATATGTAAGCAGATGCAGAGGTGATACAAAAACAGTTGTGTGAACATATGCCCTTCCATCTGGCGAGTAAACTCACAGGGTGCTTAAAGTTAAAGAAGGAGTAAAAAGACATCAACAACatcatgaataaaacacagcagagagaaagacacaacTACAGAGCACAGACCATCATTTGGCATTGTAGTCCAAAAGTAGCTGTGTAAGGAGTTACACAAAGGTTAAGCTCAAGAGCATATTACGGTTTAGTGCCATCAGTTAAGGTACTTCTTCTTATTAGGTATCATTATTGTGGAGCCCATGAGTTCATGACGTTACATTCAAGAAACGATTCAGCCCTATTTTACTTCATTCGTAATTATCTCTAAGCACAAACAACAGTGGATGTAAACTTAAGGAGGTgattttctgtacatgtatgtttttttcaaagtttatatatatattgttttttctatgggaaagaaaacaaaaacaggagaaatTGGCTGTTTGGCTAAGGAACAAGCTTGTTTGTTTGAAATTCTTAGTTGGGTTGTCACAGAGTCATCAGTATTGTGTTCACTGTGCGATTTTTGCTAACTTCAGAAACcagttatttatttctattgatGGTTTTCAAACATCTGACTGTGATACAAAAATCCCTATGTCCTACATTCTACATTCTAAGTCAGTGCAAGATATTTATCCCCAGGAAAATAAGGAATGGTTGCAATGAACAGCAGTTGCCcagtgaagtttttttttttttttttttttaacacactaCCTGTTTTTGGACatacctggttgaatgtgtgctgataaTCATCTTAAAATGTTTGATTCAAATGCCTGaatgaccatatttttgtttaaaaaaaaaaggtatttaaCGTAGTTAGGATGGCTGGGGGAGCTGTGCATTTAAACTGAAGGAATATCTGGTCATATGGGCTATGTATTGGTCTTACTAAATAAGTTTATGCattaatgtatattaatatattatagcTGCACGGCTTGAGAGGTACTTCCACCCTCAAACATATACactgccatggtcctacaacttatGCCTACttccagccacaacatcctcaCTAGAGTGGATACCGTGTCCCCAGTGCCCTctttttttgaaaacaaaaatatggtcaccctagcatttggatcaaatgttttcaAGATGATGAtaagcacacattcaaccaagTTTGGTGTCCAAACGTTTGACAGGTACTGTATATTGTCTATTATAGGTGCTTCTATGTGATGCAGAGTTCTCCTCATCACCTCTAATTTTGGACCTTAAGCTGAAACTGTAAATTGCAGAGACAGCTGACGTACCAAATCTAGATGTAACAGCAAATGCTAAGCGCTATCCATGACTTTAGCAATCTAGGCATTCTCATTCCTTCTATATATTCGTTTTACACACTAATTTTAAACACGCATACTACATTGGATTTCCTGAGTCTTTGTCAGTAAGAAGCCATTACTGTGCAGAACGATGAATAGGCAGTACCTTTTTTTGGAGCAGTAAGATTCCCTTGGCGCAGTGTTGTACCGTAGAGTGCATACAATTACACATGGTCCCTGAAAAaataatatacacacaaacaaaaagctGCAGTGTGATTTCAAGAACATCCAAAAAGACACACAGCTGACATTGCAACCATTCACCTGTTACGTCCCGACCTTCCAACATGTGTAACTGAAAGAAGGGGataaggaaaaagaaagaacagaggTCAAGAACAGAGTGGGAAATGTAGGCTGTGATGATGTCTTTGTGGGAGCAGAAGCCCAGAGGCCTTCACTATCGCTGCATCGCGACCCACAGGTGGGCTTGGTCACCTGTCAGAAGTTCTCTCTGGAATAtgatcaggtgtgctggaaTTTAGCCCAGCTTGGTGATCTGTAGACTCCCGTCTATCCGGATCATATCAATGGTCAGCAAAGACTTCACTTTGTGGtaaaagtcaaacagctgatgTCCATCCACAAAGATCCGAAAACGCTGGTGTTCACAATGGATCTCAATCTGCAGAATTTacatttagagagagagagagagagagagagagaatgagaaaaaaaatctctgtcAGTCCCATATTATAAGCAGAATGAAGAAAGGAAGCACTGGTCTGGTTTTGCATGCTTATCTCAGCTCTGTATTGGATCGCTGATTGATCTGAAAGTGAAGTGACCTAGTTTTTCCAACCCTATTCACCAACCTCATTATATCAGCcatcttttttttcattcatagcTCACTGCCCTGCACAGAAGGCcaatttttctcttcttttctctttacaaTGTCAGTGACCATTCACTTTGCATTGTTAGCTTTCCACTGCAGTTTATTTAGATGGCTTCTCAATCTAGACTCATAAAGCAGCTTACCCaactaaaatgtatttatctGAATATGTAGTAAGGCTGTAATTCTTTGAACAAAATACTCTGACTTTATTGCGGCACACTGTGATTGTCTATTCAAATCATATTGGTGAACCATTAATAGGACACGGCTAAAGACTGACCTGCATTGTTCTGACCGAGATCTTTACATTGGTTGGATGTTCTGAATGCCTTAACCCACAAAACAATCTCAGGAATATGACAGTAAAAATACTTTATAAAATAGCAATGTTGTTGTGCAGCTGGTAAGTTTAATGCCAAATAAAGCAAAGATAATAACTAAGATAATGTATGGCTGACACTATGAGTAACTGATTATATAATGGTTACTCAAAAATTTACTTTAACCACTATATATACCCCAACATGTCAGTTCTTCATCGGTTCAtccataactacattactgccaCAATAAGTATCAGCAGCAcaaaccctaaaatagaactctGTGGCACTCCACAAAATGTGCTTAACAAAATGGCTACAGTCAAATAGTTTATAATGGATTCTGCATGAGGACTAATATCTAATACTAAACAATATCTGAACAGCAACAATGCATTCATAACCTTTCAAATATTCCATAATCTTCAATAAACTAAACCTTCACACATGCACAGTATACCACAATTTTCCGGACATTACTACATTACAtaaggagctgtatgtgtgaacacaAATGTCTGAATTAGTTGAATTGGACATTATCCGGACTTTATCCTGCCAGCCCCCCAGTACAAAGTCCACGTAATGTTAGAGTAAGCTCATGTGTAAAGGATCTAGCAAAACACCAATCCCAAATCGCCATCCACTGTGGATACTGCATATTTTTCAAAAAGggaaatatacatacatttataatgAACTGATTGCTGAAGTCCTAGTTGGTATTAGTGTTTTGCAAAATATGTGCTTAATTCAAACAAACATTCCAGTCTTGAAGCTTTACGTAAAGCTTTGTTCATTTCCCAAACTTCCCCTGAGGCATCAATCATCATCAATCTATCTGACACACTACAACCTTCTACAACATCCAGTGGGACTCCACCCGTCCCAATACCACTACCAAAGACTTCTGATTTTAGACTGTATGAAGGATAATATCTGGCAATTACCCTGAAAGGCTGGTCCTGGATGAAAGGGAAGTATGGAATAGCAGCCTCCGCTTCGCTCCACTTCCCAGAGACCCTTGCATTTCGCAGGAACTGCCGTTCAGCAAAGCGGGCACTAAGTTTCAGGGCCACATCCGTGATCTCCTCTTCGCCCTTCTCTGTATTGCAGCTACAGGTCAGACTGACATCAAAGCTGAAGAAAGAATACATATTCAACACGGAGAAGAGATACGTTGGTCACAGGGCACTGCCTTTTAAATGCTGTTTGTTaaaatgtgctgtgtgtttcCAGTGTAACTAGAATTTACATAAAGGCAGCATTACGCTCGAGTTTATATGCTTAATATGtaggactccccctacagttgcaaagtgtaattcacacgcccatttgttgacaagctgagacaCAGAATCTTGTGCTCGCTTCATCAAAGCTACATAGTACAgttgtaaaaaggtaaaggtgcacatatttgtcactgtacagctaaatgcgtcctccgcatttaacccatctgtggtagttaacacacacacacacactagtgaactaggggcagtgagtacacacacacccagagtggtgggcagccaactccagcgccaggggagcagagagggtaaagggccttgctcaagggcttgccgagcccggaaatcgaacccacaaccctgttatcgataacccggcgctctaaccgcagggccaccactgcccactgtaACTGCCGAGCCCAGAGTAGTCAGGGGAGCATCAATGTCCCCTGCTTAAAGCTGTCAGTTTACATTTTAGAATTGCTATGTTAAGTCCCTGTAATGGTAATTTTTAGCCATGTTGCACGAATTTGCATGCAAATAGTCAACAGTAAAAGACTGCATAACATTTGAAAGtagtagtccaggactaggcttagtCCCTATCGGTGAAAGCAATAATCCATAATGTAATAAAGTTAGGTGTAGTTAGGCTAACTGAATAGTGGCACCAAATACAGCATGCTCAAACTAGACCTGTCACTGGAATcttaataacataaataaacaaaactatcCCAAGAAAAAAATGCTAAAAGATAGGAGTTAAATTAACAGGAGAATGCATTTGCTGAGTTGGACTTTTCTGTGACACACCCCATAAACTAGGACTGTTCTGAGATGACTCTTTGTGGCGGAGTAGGTGAACGCCCAAagagtgtatacacacacagacacagacacacacacacacacacacaccgatacAGCCGTAGTCCACCAAGTACATGCCCTGCTTCTACTAATACTGCTCCAGCAGTAAACTGGCATCCAGCTGAGACTGAACCGCTCCTCACCCTAATGATGAGGCTCTGTCTGGTCACATGCCTCTGAATACAAAACCGACTGCTGATGCTCGCCTACCTGTCTGGCTCTGGGTCCACGATGCCCATGACGATGATCTTCTTCCCTGGCCTCATCCCACCTCTGATCCGTCCTTTGAACGGAACTGTCTATAAGATTAAAATCGGGGAGGATTAATCGGAGTAGGCTAGCCTGTAGTAGCGTAAGAAAAGGCACGTTTTTACGGTTATATTTGAGGATGCTCTACCAGAATTCGTGAGATGTCCTCTTTGTCAGGGGAGATCAAGCCAGGGTCTCCAAACGAATTGTTAAGATGGTCATCTTCGGTATTCTTGCAGGTTCGTCCACAGAtacagagatacacacacagagagagagagagagagagagagaaagcacggTTTAGCAGGTGTCAAATAAAACAGTGCTATCCAGTCTATTTAAG carries:
- the lgalslb gene encoding lectin, galactoside-binding-like b — encoded protein: MAEPSMEKDALNTEDDHLNNSFGDPGLISPDKEDISRILTVPFKGRIRGGMRPGKKIIVMGIVDPEPDSFDVSLTCSCNTEKGEEEITDVALKLSARFAERQFLRNARVSGKWSEAEAAIPYFPFIQDQPFRIEIHCEHQRFRIFVDGHQLFDFYHKVKSLLTIDMIRIDGSLQITKLG